AAATCAAATACATTGCGCAGCACACGGCTATCCTGCCTGATATCGATGGTAGCAAAATAGCAGCCAAACAAGCGTATCTTTTGAATCAGGTTTTCTACAACATCTAAAAACAGCCCGCCGTGGTCGGTTACCAGGGTGTGCTTAATGGTTTGCAGCAAATCTAACAGCTCGCCCTGCAGGTCTTTTGGGTCGGCCTGGTGTTCATTGGCATTCCTGTAAATCAGTTTTTCCAGCTTGGCCATCGGTTTTTCAACCCCACGGAAAGTTATGCGGCGTTTAAGCACCCGGTAATCGCGGTAGTAACACCTGAACAGGCGCTGCCTTAAATACCTGGCTACTTCTTTTGTGCTTTCGGTAGTTACGTTGGGGTTGCCATCCCTGTCGCCGCCCGGCCAAAAGCCCATCTCCAGCAATTGGTTGGTTGGGTCAATCTCAAATTCTTCTTCCAGTTTTGATTGGATGCCCGATACGGCATAATAAAATATGTTTTCTAAAAACCAGGTAAGGCTTATGGCTTCATCAACCGGCGTTGGCGATGTTTTATTAAAGAATGGTGTTTTGCCCAACTGCTGCAGCAACACATCAATAGTAGGGATATCGTTAACTTTTACGGCCTCAATAAGGTCTGTCATAATACCCAGTACAGTACCCGGATAAAATTGGGTTGGGTGGGCGGTAAGTACCAACCTTAACGAAAAATCTTTAAGTTTTTCGCTTATGCTTTTGCGCGTTTCATCGCTTATGGCCGCTTGTTGCAACAGGCTTTGCAATGTACCGGTATCATCAAATTTGCCTATTTTATTAAATGACGAATCTTCAATGGCATCAAACAAAACCACCTGCCGTTCGATATATTGTATAAAACGGAACATGCGGTTAATTTGCTCGCGATGGTCAATATCCGGCACGTATTTTTTAAAAAAACTTTCGATAATTTCTGTAGGCGATGCGTTCATGGCGGCACCCTTTTCGCAATGCGAGCTAAAAAAGGGCAGCAAAATTCCGGTATCCTTTACCTGGTAAAACGGCAGGGTTTGGAACAAACTGTTATACAACTCAAAACGGGTTACAACTTCGCTGTTAAAAGTTGTTTCCCTTTGACTGAGTTTTGAATTTAACGACATAGCACAAATAAATTGAAGGTTAAAATTGATGGGTAAAGGGCGAGCCACAATACCGGCGGTGAATTTAATTCATTTTTGGCAAAAAATAGATAATTACTAACAAAAAACTAATATTAATGCCATATTTACTAAAACCATGTCAAAATATTTAATTATTGTAAATTTACAGTGCATTTTGAGTGCAAAAAAAGCGTAAATGAAAACATAATATCAGTTTCAACAAAAAACCAATCATAAAAGTATTCATCGTAGCTTTATTGCCGGTAAAAACGGACAAAAAATAATGAAATTTAACACCCGCGAAATCAACAGTTTCTTTTACAGTCAGTATTTTTCTGATGGTTTACGGATCTCGGCTGGCATCCTGCTGCCCTCGCTTTTGTTATTGGAGTTTGACAAATTTGATCTTGGGCTTACCCTATCATTAGGGGCGTTATGCATTTGTGTTATTGATACCCCCGGCCCGGCAACCCATAAGCGCAATGCTATGGCAATTGGCAATTTGTGCCTGCTCATTGTAGCAGTTACCACGGGTTTCGCACGCCTTAATATTTACACCCTGGGGCTCGAAATTACTTTATTCTCTTTCCTGTTCAGCATGTTTACGGTTTATGGCAACAGGGCTGCGTCTGTTGGTACATGCAGCTTGCTCATCATGATATTTATGATGGATAAGGCCCTGGCCCCGTCAGATGTATTGCTGTACAGCCTGCAAATACTGGCAGGGGGGGTATGGTACATGTTATTTAGCCTCATCTTCTTCGGCATCCGGCCTTACCGGGCTGCACAGCAAACCCTTGGCGAAAATGTGGCTGACATTGCCAAATTCCTGCGCATTAAAGCCGAATTTTACAATCCTGAAAGCGATATTGACGAAAATTACCGCAAGTTGGTAAGCCAACAGATACAGGTAAGCCAGCACCAGGATGCCGTGCGCGAATTGTTATTTAAAAGCCGCCTGGTGGTAAGGGAATCGACCCCATCAAGCCGAATCCTGGTTTTAACATTTGTTGACCTGGTAGATATGTTTGAGCAGATTATGGCCACGCACTATGACTATTACCAGATGCGCGAAAAGTTTAAGGATACCGGCGTATTGAACGAGATAGCACGCATTATTCACCACATGGCCGATGAACTTGACGATGTGGCCTATATTGTATTATCAAACACCCGCCACCGCCATGTGATGGATTTTAACCTGGAGCTTGAAAAGCTAAAATTAAAAATAGACGCAATAGGTAAAGATCAGCAGGAAACAAGCACATTGGTGTTAAAAAAGGTGCTCATCAACCTGCGTAACCTTACCGAAAGTATTAACAACATTTACAACTACTATAATTCAAAAACCTTATTAAAATCCACAGAAATAAAGGGTGAAGTAGAGTACTCCCAGTTTGTAACCCACCAGGATTATGCACCACATATTTTCTTTGATAATTTCACATTCGGGTCGGGCGTTTTTAAACACGCGTTGCGGGTATCGCTGGTTTGTTTGGTTGGCTTTATAACAGCCAAAACCATAGCACAGGGCCACCATAGTTATTGGGTATTACTAACTATCATTGTAATATTAAAACCGGGTTTCAGCCTATCCAAACAGCGCAATTACCAAAGGCTGATAGGCACCATCGGCGGCGGCGCAATTGGCATACTCATCTTGAACTTTATACCCGATAGCACCGTTCAGTTTATATTGCTTACCATATTCATGATAGGCGCATACAGCTTTCAGCGGCTAAACTATGTAGTCAGCGTTATTTTCATGACGCCTTATGTGCTTATTTTGTTTAAGTTTTTAGGCGTAGGCCTTTTAAATGTTGCCCAGGAACGAATCCTGGATACCGTGATAGGCTCATCTATCGCATTTATTGCCAGTTACCTCATTTTTCCAACCTGGGAATTTGAGGTAATTGAAGAAACCCTGCGGGATGTGGTAGCGGCCAATATTAAATACCTGATTACCATTGCCGAAAGTTTATCGGGCAAAACCATAGGAACTACCGCTTTCAAGCTGGCCCGTAAGGATATCTATGTAAAATCGGCCAACTTATCGGCTACTTTTGAGCGCATGACATCCGAGCCCAAAAGCAAGCAGCGTAACGTAAAAGAGGTGCACAAATTTGTGGTACTTAACCATATTTTATCATCGTACATAGCCGTTATACAAGCGGGCCTGGTAAAAAATGCGCAACGACCGCACCCCGAGGCACTGCGGTTGCTCAAAAAAAACATATCAGTACTTAACGAAAGCAACAAAAAACTGCATGGCCAAAGCATCGATTTTAACATAGGTAAAACCGCGCCGACCACCGAAATTGACAAACCCGAACTTACTGCCGACGAAAACCTACTAAAAGAGCAACTGGGTTTTATCAATAAAATAAGCTACGATATTGCGAAGGTGACGGATAGCATTTTAAAATAGTATCAAGTAGTTAGTATCAGGTATCAAGATTTTTTTGCTTTTTTCCGCTGCTTGTGTCCTCACAAGCAGCTACCCGTAATGTCCAATTTAACAGCGCAAACTCACAACTCCAGTCTTGATACTTGATACTAACTACTTGATACTAATCCTACGTTACGCCATTGGCCGGTATCCGCGCCGATCCTAACGCAAATTTGTCTGAATCTGAATTAACCGAATTAAAGAATTTCCAGAATTGCCCACCTTGTTGGTCAAATTTACCTCACTACTAATTATTTTTTATTCAAAAAAAAATCGCTTATTTAACCTATCTTTTTAACACTTTATCACGTATAAATTCCTTATAATTAATTATTTATTTTAAATGGAAAAGCTGAAACGGATTATTGGTTATGGCGATCCAGCTTTATCGCTCGAGAATAAACTTTTTAATGCCATAGC
The genomic region above belongs to Mucilaginibacter sp. KACC 22773 and contains:
- a CDS encoding FUSC family membrane protein; translation: MKFNTREINSFFYSQYFSDGLRISAGILLPSLLLLEFDKFDLGLTLSLGALCICVIDTPGPATHKRNAMAIGNLCLLIVAVTTGFARLNIYTLGLEITLFSFLFSMFTVYGNRAASVGTCSLLIMIFMMDKALAPSDVLLYSLQILAGGVWYMLFSLIFFGIRPYRAAQQTLGENVADIAKFLRIKAEFYNPESDIDENYRKLVSQQIQVSQHQDAVRELLFKSRLVVRESTPSSRILVLTFVDLVDMFEQIMATHYDYYQMREKFKDTGVLNEIARIIHHMADELDDVAYIVLSNTRHRHVMDFNLELEKLKLKIDAIGKDQQETSTLVLKKVLINLRNLTESINNIYNYYNSKTLLKSTEIKGEVEYSQFVTHQDYAPHIFFDNFTFGSGVFKHALRVSLVCLVGFITAKTIAQGHHSYWVLLTIIVILKPGFSLSKQRNYQRLIGTIGGGAIGILILNFIPDSTVQFILLTIFMIGAYSFQRLNYVVSVIFMTPYVLILFKFLGVGLLNVAQERILDTVIGSSIAFIASYLIFPTWEFEVIEETLRDVVAANIKYLITIAESLSGKTIGTTAFKLARKDIYVKSANLSATFERMTSEPKSKQRNVKEVHKFVVLNHILSSYIAVIQAGLVKNAQRPHPEALRLLKKNISVLNESNKKLHGQSIDFNIGKTAPTTEIDKPELTADENLLKEQLGFINKISYDIAKVTDSILK